From Armatimonadota bacterium:
CTGGACGTCTGATAGGTAACCCTCGACAAGCCCTCTATCCTCGCGCCTTCAATCCAATCTTGCGCCCTGTCCAGCCGGTAGCCGGAACACGCATCCGCGCCGCCGGTGCGCGGTTCGTGCTGACCGACCTGTGAGATGCCGTCGCAGGGCAGTCAACCGCGAGACTGTCGGGGAGGCAGTTCCGCTCTGGGAGATGAATATGCCCTTAACCGCGTGGTCCAAGCGCCGAAGCGCGCGACTGCAGCTGCTCCGCTGGCGCGTTCGAACTGAAGCGGCTTCCCCGGGCACGCTTCCCGCCAATGGTCTTTGCTCGCCCGTCCGAAGCCCGTTGCGGGCCGTTCGGGGCCACTGCGTACCGAGATCCGTCATGGGGGCGTTTCCTGTGTTATCGTGTCGCGGTCGCCGGGGGGCATCCGATCCCGCGCCCCGGTCCTCACTTGTCTGCCGCGAACCTGAACGCGTAGAGCTTCGTGCCGTACTGCAACTCGAATCGAAGACGCACGGGGCGCCCTTGCAGAGAAACAACGTCGCTGCTGCCGCCCCAGGTCACCGCATGGCTTGTGGAGTTGGCACTGTGAATGCGGTCACAGTCCGCAAGCGCGTAGCCCTGGATTGGCTCTCCGTTCTCGTCCTGAAGTTCGACGCGAGCAAGACCGATGGCTGACGTCTCCAGGTTCAGCCGCAGTTCGCTGCCCTCGAATCGCAGAGGGGGAGTGGTGAATTCGCCGCCGGCATAGTCGGCCTCGACGCACGTGAAGCCATCCTTGCGCAGAACCACTCTGCTCAGGGTGTAGTGCTCCAGGGCTTCTCTGTTACCCGTATGGGGGTCGTCAAGCCCGATGTAGTACATCCATATCTCATCGCCGTGCAGGTGCATCCACCGGGTCATGTACATGTTCTGTGCATCGAAACTGCCCGGCTTCTCCTGGGGGATCCACGGCCTGCGGTCGTAGCGGATCCACCGGATGCCGTCCCGGCTGGCATCGAGCACGATGTCCTCGACCCCGGCGTTGTAGATGCCCGGCTGACCGTCAACGCTGCCTCGCGGGAAGGCCGACATGTCCACTGGCAGGTACCAGTCCTCGTACGAACGGTACCGGCAGTTGAAGAGGAAGTAGGCATCCTGGGCATAGGGGTACTGCACGACCTGCGGGCAGTAGAAGTCCATGACCCGGACGCCGCCGAAGATCGGGTCCTGGTCGTCCGGCTCAAGCACGATCTCGGGCATGGGGAAGCTGGACAGATCGTCGGTCACCGCACGCCCGACTGTGCGCAGGGCGTACCGGTTTGCTGCCCCGAGTTTGTGCAGCCCGACTCTGCTGAAGTACTCCACGCGCTCCGGAGGACACTCATACACCTTGTTGGCGCGAACATACGCCACGTACTTCCCGATGCGCGCGTCGTAGAAGCACACGTTGTGGCTGTCCATGCCTCGGGGGTAGCAGGCCTGGGGCGGGAAGACACCCTCATGGAGCGTACGCCAGTCCGAGCCATCGCTCGCGCACAGGATTCGGTTGCGCATCCCGTCGATCCGCTTGAAGCGTTCGCTGTCGGGGGCATTCGGGTCCACGAATATGGTGGTGTCGCTGAACACGATGCCGAGTATATCGTCTGGCTCGGGCGGGCCGAACCCCGAGACCCGGCGCCAGTGAACACCGTCCTTGGTCAATGCGCTGTACCAGGGGAAGTCCTTGCTCGGCTCCACCAGCGATGAGTACCCGCCGATGTTTCCGACGATGCACCGCTCGTTCGTCTTGACCGGCGGACAGACCACAATCCGCGCTCTACTGGAGCTCTGCAGAAACCGCCCGTCGATGAAGACCTGGTTGCGCGAGCCGATATCGATGGCAGTTGCCTCCTCTGCCGACCAGGCTGCCGGCAGGACGAGCAGGCCGACGGCGAGCGCCAGCAGCGAACCTGATCGGGCGCATGTACAGTGAGCTCTGCCCATGGCCTGCGATCCCCTCTTCCGGTTCGGCGGGACCATCCTCTGGGGCTCGGAGTGCCTGTTGGCGGGATCAGTGTGCGCGCTGGCCAGGACGGTCCTGCAATGGATAGTCCCTTGGAGCGTCCTTCCCCGCTGCGTGATCGCGCACCTTCCGCGGAGCCGTCCTCGCAAGTACCGGAACAGCCCTTCTCTGCCTCTCTGCACGTGAACACTCAGGCGTGGCGGTGCTGCCGCGATGGCGGTGGGCGAACGGGTTGTGCGGCCTGAAACTGGGTTGTTGAGTGAGGTAGGAGGGGAAGCGCAATCCAAGCCCATCTGTAACTCGACAGGCATCATAACCCGACGTGGGCACCCCTGTCTGTGAGCGCAAGCATGCTCGTTGTGGGGGCCAGAAGAGCCGTTATCATACCCATCGGCCCGGCTGATACCGAGCCGATGGGACGCCTGATCGCTGCTGTCTGTAAGCGATTGTGAGCTATTGTGCCGGTCGGGGCGCGTTCGGGAGGCGTCGGTCTGCCGTTACCACTTGAACGTGCGCGTCGTCCTCGCCCGGAGCGTCTCGGGGTCGATGGGCCGGCCGCGTTCATCGAAGGCTTGCATTCCGACGGGGGAATGGGGAAGTAGCCTTCCCGGGTCCCGGGGCGCAGGTCCTTGAGTAGGATAGACCCCGCGATCATCGGCTTCGCACGAGCCTTCGAGAACTCGTCGACGTCTGTCTTGGTGGGGAAGGTCCAGATGGCCGTGGGTGTCCAGTCCCTCAGCCGGTAGTGAGCGAGCATCCAGAGCGAATCGGACACGTAGGTGACGGTCTTGCGGCGCTGGGCGCAGGCGATGCAGACGTGGGTAGAGGATGGGGCGCGCAGGATTGCTTCGGCGTGCCTTGTCCCGGCGAACCTGCAGGGCATCCCCTGCTCGGTCCGCACGTGGGCAGCAGCGACGGCGAGAGGGCTTGAGTTCGACAACGTCCCGGCAGCGCTTAATGTTCTCAGCCAATTCCATGCGATGCGACAGACCCAAGGAAATGGGCTATCTCGTGAAGCGCTTCCAGTGCTCCGTCCGCGTAGGACGAGACAGTGTTCTTCGTGCCGTCTTTGGTGCACTCGGCTGGGTTACCAACGAGGAGTTCATTGGCCTTTACAGGCCCAATAGGCCTGCTAATGGCCGAATCCGGGTTCTTCGAGACAAGGCCGCCATCAGTGATCTGACCGTCCATATTCGCCGTAGCTTCCATGAGCCGCTCGCAGCTATTCAGGACTTCACGGGCCTGTCTCTCGCGCAATTCCTCGCGGATTCTGTCGCACATTTGTCGTATATACGTCTTACGTCTGCCAGGCCAATCCTCGGCCTTCGCACGCTTCTGGAGCGTGTTGCATGGCACCCCATGCTTCTCTGCAAGGTCGCGGTCCCGGCTCTGTCTTGCGTCGTGCTCGGGGGACATCCGCGGTTATCCAGGCGGCGGCTCTGCCTGCCCCCCGATTTCGCCAAAGCGGTCACACTGCCCAGAGCAGGAGGCGTCGTCGGTTGGCCTTCAGCGGCGGCGATTGTCTCATTGAGAAGCTCCTCGCATTCCTCTTCGGGAAGGTCGTAGGTGTCATATGGGCTGACGCTTCCGGCTTTCGCGGTAATCCGCGCCTTGACCAGTCTGTGCTTCTCAGTGGCAATGCCGGCGCTGATCGTGTTTGCCTTGCGCGCCGAGCGCTTCTGGGTAGTCCGTGCACCCGTCAGTGAGGTGCAGGCAGTTCCATACCACTGCTCCCCGAGGGCCGCGTTACGCTCAGCAAGGTCCTCGGAGTGGGTCGCAATCCCCTTTTTCTCAGCTTCCAGAGACGCCTCGTGCCAGAAGCGGGACCGCTTCTCCGTCCAATTCCCGCGGGTACAGCGCTTGCGAACGGTGTCGTGGGGCACACCGTACCTGTCAGCAAGCTCCGTGGTCGAAGGCTTGAGTCCGCTCTGAACATACTCGGTCTCGATGGCCCGCCAATCAGGTCCCGAGACCGGCGCGTCCGGAGAAGCGTCGACAATAGACGTTCCACGTGCGACGTCCGCAAGTCCGTCCTGGGGCTGTGAGTCTGAGTTGTGCGTGCGACCATCGTCCCGTCCTGCATCAAGGCTGCGCGTCGGTGTGGTCATCTCTGTTCACCTCGTTGATCTGCATTCTGTCGCCGACGGCTGCTGGGTACAGTCACACGTCAAGGAGCTCTCCCCGCGTCTCGTCAGCTTTCCACGGATCCTGGAATACGAACCAGGGTGTCCTCCGCTACGGCCAAGCCGAAGCATTGCCGGCAGGGCTGCAGAGAATGAGTTTCTCACGGGCGGTGTAGGTCATGCCGGCCTGCCGTCCGCATCAACATTCTCAACGACCTGGCAGATACAGTTCACAACGTCGCGCCAGGTCGCGACTTCCTCGCGCCCCACCGTGCGGGGGCAGACATTGCGCCCCGAGATGATGTGCCCGATGAACTGTGCCTGCGAGACCAGCGAGTGAGCGGGCATCATGGCACACCTGCCTTTGACCCAGAATCGGTACACGGTGGTGGAACGAAGACGGCCGGTGGCATGCCTGATCTCAGTGCGCTCGATCGCGTCCAGGGGGATGTCAAGGTACATCCCCACCGCATCGATCCGTTCGTAACGGGATAGCTCCCCATCCATGATCTGTTGCCCCGCGCCGTCGATTACTTCCTGCTTGTCTGAGTCCATCGGCATCTCGTTACCTCCGCCCAATCGGGCTGTCTCCGCGTGTATTTATGACTTTTCTGTGGCTAACCAAGGATTACTCAAGACTACATCAGATTACAGATGCTCGTGTAATCCGATTTTGGCCGTAGAGGCCATTCTCAGGCCCGTAGCGGGCATTCCTCTCGAGGATTACACGATTACACCTGTTCTGATGAGTTCTGCGGAATTGCCTGTTTTTTCTCCAGAAGAAAAAGGTGGTGTAATCCGTGTAATCCTGTAATCTTGCTCCGTGAAAAGTGCTATATAAGTAGCCCCCCAAAGGCTCTCCGAAGATTACATTTCGATTACACGGATTACATGAAGCCCCCCCACGGACTACGCTACTCCTCACGCACTGGCACCCCCCAGTACCGCACCGGCGCTGAACCATTCACAGGATGTTCACGTTTATGGACCCCCGATTCGCCGCCGATTGCTTTCAGAAGCTGGGTGATTCTGCGGTGGGGTTGCCTGTATCCCGTGTGGTTCAGATACCTGACGAGGTCGTTCAGGCTGAACCAGATGCGCCCCTCGCGTCTGAATGCCAGCCGGCCGTTGACAAGCTCTCCGCTGGGGATCTCCACGGTATTCTGGCCATCGATAAACCCGTACACCAGGTCCATGAACTCCCCTATAATCGTCGCGCCTTCGCCGGCCTCGATCTCCTCCGACGCCCGGCAGATACAGGCGACGCAATCAAGCCAGGTCGGGACTTCCTTGGTGCCGATTTTTCGCGAAGGCTGGTCTGCGGTGCTTACCATCTGACCGATGAAGACGCTCTGCGTGGTCAGGCTCGTGGCCTCGATCTCGGCGCACTTGCCGCCGATCCAGAAGCGGAATATGGTGGGGTCGCCCGGGATGCGCTGGATCTTCTGCAGGGGGATGTTGAGGTAGACCGAGAGCGCCTCCAGATATTCTTTCTTCGACCGGTTCGGGTCCATGATCGTGTCGGCTGCGCTCAGCTTCCTCTCTTCGCACTTCTGGCCCCTCCTTGCCGTGCCGATCGTCCTGGAGATGTACCTGGCGTCGTTGATCTTGGCGGGCTTCTCCGGCCAGTGGATTCGCCGATGCTCCCGTATCACAGCCGCGATCTCTTCATCCGTCCAGTTCGCCAGCACCGTGTAGTGGGCCAGGGCCAGGTCGTACTCGCTGCATGACTTCCCGTTGAGCGACCGGCTGGTGTGCTCCCACACGTCCTTGTACTCGGGCACGTGGGTCAGCAGGAGCTGGTGCTTCTCGGTGGGGAAGTCCGCCGACACGTCCACCGTCGGATAGGCGATCGAGTTGGGGATGTGCGCCGGGACATCGGCGCAGTATTCATCAAGGTCCTGGGGGTTGTAGCGCCGGTTCGGTTGCAGGTCGAGCAGTGTCACCGGCAGAGGCTTCTCCGGCCGCTTGACGTTGAAGGTCCCCGGTACCCGCATAACCCGAGTAAGGTCGTGAACCGCGTCGAGGGTGTAATCGTGCTTCGCCGCGATATTGGTTAGGGCATACGCGAATCCTCGGGCAAGGTTCACCGCTGCATCGCGCTCATCGTTGTCCTCGAAGCGCCAGGGCTCCCTGAACAGCCAGCCACACTGCAGGCCGTTGCCGGAGTTGAGGATGAAGGTAGGGGGGACCGGGAAGCGCTCGATAAGTGCCAGCGCCGCGTCCTGATCTTCCGGCCCCCGGGGGTGACCGTCGCTCTTGAAGTCCACGTCGCTGACAATGCCGAGGATGCCGGCCACGTTTCCAAGTGTCATGCGTTCGCGGACGCTTCCCCGCTTGTCAGCGAAGGCGATGGGCCAGTAGACGTTCAGGCCACGTTGTTCGAGGCAGAAGCGCGCGGCTGCCTCTGCGTTCGGCCCGTCAAATCAGACTGATGACTTCTCCCTCGTTGGTGCGAGGGTCCAGATGTACCAGTGGTCGGTTTCGTCGAGACCACCGTACACCGCTGACAGGAATGCTCGTGTGTCTTGCATATTGTGGATAGGGTCGGCCGGATGATCGGCCCCCTGTTCCTTTCTGTATGATTTGCGCGGATAGCGGCGCGTCTGAACGTGCAGATTGCAGCCGATGGCATGGTGTGCACTCGTCCAGGTGCTGATCCACCCGTGGTGGGGGCCGGGGCAAAGGTGCGCGATGGCCTGGTTCTCTGCGGCATCCGCAGTAGAGCCGAGGGCAGACTGCTTCGCGGGAGTCCGAGCCGCCCCTGCGCGTGCTCTGTCCGGCCCGCAGTGAATTGGCAGTCAGACCGGCTGGCGCTGGGTGATCAGCCATTGTCCCCACCACCCGGCGCGACTGGAGTGACGTCTGTCGGCCGAATGCCGAGCTTGGCCAGCTGCCCCAGGAACGCGAGTCCTGCTTGGACGTCTGCGGCAGGTCGCCGGCCAGGGCTGCGGGAGCTTCCACCCGGGTCTGCGTCGCATCAAGGCTGCGGGCGACGTCCTCCAGGTCCGTGTGGAGGTACCCCGCAGTCGTCGCGATGTCTTCGTGTCCCAGTAGGAGCTGGATCTCGCGGATGTTGAGCCCATCCCGCAGCCACCGCGTCGCGGCGCCGTGGCGCAAGGCATGGAGCGTGTAGCCGCATCCCTGCAGCCCAGCATCGCGCACCCAGCGTGTGAAGGTCCGCTGTAAGCCTGTCTGCTGCAGGCGATTGCCGGCAGAGTTGACGAACACTGCCGGGCTGGCAGCATCGGGGCGCGACAGCAAATGGGTACGGAGTGCCTCCACCAGTTCGGGGACCATCGGCACGATCCGGTCCTTGCCGCCTTTAGCATCCCGGATGCGCAGGCGACGCGCGTCCAGATCAACATCCGACAGGTCCAGCTTCAGGACTTCCGACCGACGCAGGCCCGCGAGTGCCAGGGCAAGGAGAAGCGCCCTCTCAGCGGACGTGCGGCATGCATTGAGCAGGGCTTGGAGGTCTTTGTCAGTGACGAATGGCGCCTCCTGGCGCCTGACTTTCGGTGCCCGAAGGCCCTTGGTGGGGAGATCCGTGCGGACGCCCTCGAGCTCTGCGAACTTGTAGAATGCATGCAGCGCACGAATGCGGCGGGCGATGGTTGCGTCGGCGAGGTGAGCCTGGGCCCGTATATGCGCCACGAGGTCCTCCACCGAAGCCCCTTCAAGAGACGTGCCACGCTGTTGGCGCAGCCAGGCGGCGGTTGCGCGGCAATCCGACGCGTACGCAGCAACGGTGGCGGGGCGGTGCCGCAGGTAGTCACGGCAGTGCTCCGCGAAAAGGGCGATGGGGTCGTCGTCGGAAAGGACACAGCGCGGCGCAGCCGGTGCGCTGGGATGGGTAGGGGGCGGGCTGGCCTCGCGCGGACGACATGCCTGCACATCCACTGAGGACTCGATTAGGTGGACAGTCAAGCCTCAGCTCACCTCCTGGTGCGCTTAAGCGCTGCGGTGCTCTGGCCACCAAACTGCGAAACGAGAAGAGCCAGGCAGCGCAGGGAGTGAGATTCCCTGTCAACGCCTGGCTCTTTGTGCAGGACGGCTTCCTTGATTTCGGGACGCGGGAGCCGCACGTGTTGCGGCTTAGCTAGCCGGCTCTGGCCTATCCTGTCATGGAGCATCCTTCACATCTTCGGAACAGGGCGATTCCGGGGATGGGCCAGAATCGAGAACGCCCCCAGGTGCTGGATGGCGAACCTGGAGGCGCGGGACCGACTCTCATACCATTGGGCAACCGATCACATGCTTACTGCACCGCGAGTGCGGTGTGGTGGTCGTCTTCGCCTCAGATGGACGCCATCGGTCCATCGAGAACGAAAAACGCCCGAGATGTCATCCGTTACCGGATGTCTCGGGCGCCAAACCTGTAGGCACGATGATTACGTCCGGGCCAAACACTAGCATGCGGCGAACCGGAAGTCAAGCGATCTGCGCTCCGCCCAGACGCTGCGCCGTGGAACGTGGCTTAGATCAGCATACGGTTCTCTCACGTGGCGCTCCTCACACGGTGTCCGGCGGAGCCACCTGCCGTGCCGCGCTCACCAGACGGGGCGGGGTCGCGTGCCTGCAGCCGCTGCCCCGCCCGAACTCTGAACAGGAAACGAAGAAACCCGAGACCCTGTGCTCTACGGGTGTCTCGGGTACGCAAACATCCACTCACAGTAATTGCGCCTGCAGACAGGTTACCACTCAGGATCGTCCGAGTCAAGGGAGGCTCTTGCTGGTCATTACCCACTAAAATGGTAGGGAATTGGTGCGGGTTTGAGTAGTCCGCGCGTGAGTGTGGCCAGCCACGGGTCGTGGTGGCGGACCAGTTGCAAGCCCAACCAGAAGACACTCTCGGTCTTCCAGTAGTGGTACCGCTCCGACAGCCCTGCCGCTTTG
This genomic window contains:
- a CDS encoding tyrosine-type recombinase/integrase, with protein sequence MTVHLIESSVDVQACRPREASPPPTHPSAPAAPRCVLSDDDPIALFAEHCRDYLRHRPATVAAYASDCRATAAWLRQQRGTSLEGASVEDLVAHIRAQAHLADATIARRIRALHAFYKFAELEGVRTDLPTKGLRAPKVRRQEAPFVTDKDLQALLNACRTSAERALLLALALAGLRRSEVLKLDLSDVDLDARRLRIRDAKGGKDRIVPMVPELVEALRTHLLSRPDAASPAVFVNSAGNRLQQTGLQRTFTRWVRDAGLQGCGYTLHALRHGAATRWLRDGLNIREIQLLLGHEDIATTAGYLHTDLEDVARSLDATQTRVEAPAALAGDLPQTSKQDSRSWGSWPSSAFGRQTSLQSRRVVGTMADHPAPAGLTANSLRAGQSTRRGGSDSREAVCPRLYCGCRREPGHRAPLPRPPPRVDQHLDECTPCHRLQSARSDAPLSAQIIQKGTGGRSSGRPYPQYARHTSIPVSGVRWSRRNRPLVHLDPRTNEGEVISLI